In Triticum urartu cultivar G1812 chromosome 6, Tu2.1, whole genome shotgun sequence, the following proteins share a genomic window:
- the LOC125515877 gene encoding putative linoleate 9S-lipoxygenase 3 has protein sequence MFGWMTPPQLKGKVVLMRRNLLDLNHWQQPLSHDTWDEVTTKGVTCQLISSTVADPNDESGTRGLLGEEERVEHWVLHLPPINHGDTTYDVTFDWDVKKQGIPGAVIVRNYHATQFLLKTITIDDVPGHAGPIVFVANSWVYNTNKYHYDRVFFTNDTYLPSEMPTLLQPFREDELRILRGDDPRQKNGAYEEHDRVYRYDLYNDLGDPDHKNPRPTLGGPDSLYPYPRRGRTGRKPMVTDPTCESRNVLPVLQQFYVPRDENFNHVKKADFTAYLIKAISGGILPLLRQQFDSVSPREFDDFEDMYKLYEGGLKIPDIPALDELFKSFPPLRSIMPAGGDFLLKMPMPHVIKEDKLAWRTDEEFAREMLAGLNPHIITRLNVFPPRSTLEGYGDQTSKITVEHIQHNLGKLNVDKAIDAKRLFILDHHDNFMPHLLKINSLPNTFVYATRTLLFLQDDGTLKPIAIELSKPLLNDLGTKVVGADSKVYTPPSSGSESERAVQDTIWQLAKAYAAVNDSAWHGLISHWLHTHAVIEPFVIATNRQLSVTHPIHKLLQPHYRDTMTINALARQVLISAGGFFEMTVCPGEHALRISSEVYRNWNFTEQALPVDLIKRGVAKEDTESPCGVSLHIKDYPYAVDGLAVWSAIETWVDEYCRIYYPCDDVLRSDVELQAWWKEVREVGHGDIKDQPWWPKMTTLNELVRSCATIIWIASALHAAVNFGQYSYAGYLPNRPTVSRRQMPEPGTKEYKEVETDPDLAFIHTITSQLQSIIGVSVIEVLSNHSSDEVYLGQRDEPKWTSDIKAKKAFEDFSQKLIDIEKRIMNMNANRQLKNRNGPAKFPYMLLYPNTSDIDGESATGITAKGIPNSISI, from the exons ATGTTCGGGTGGATGACGCCGCCGCAGCTCAAGGGGAAGGTGGTGCTCATGCGCAGGAACCTCCTCGACTTGAACCACTGGCAGCAACCCCTCAGCCACGACACCTGGGACGAGGTCACCACCAAAGGCGTCACCTGCCAGCTCATCAGCTCCACCGTCGCCGACCCCA ATGACGAGAGTGGCACCAGGGGTCTCTTGGGCGAAGAGGAGCGGGTTGAACACTGGGTGCTCCACTTGCCCCCGATCAACCACGGCGATACCACCTACGATGTCACCTTCGACTGGGACGTGAAGAAGCAAGGCATTCCTGGCGCCGTCATCGTTCGAAACTACCACGCCACCCAGTTTCTCCTCAAGACCATCACCATCGACGACGTCCCCGGCCACGCCGGCCCCATCGTCTTCGTCGCAAACTCATGGGTCTACAACACCAACAAGTACCACTACGACCGAGTCTTCTTCACCAACGAC ACGTACCTGCCAAGCGAGATGCCGACGTTGCTGCAGCCGTTCCGAGAGGACGAGCTCCGGATCCTGCGAGGGGACGACCCCAGGCAGAAGAACGGCGCCTACGAGGAGCACGACCGCGTGTACCGCTACGACCTCTACAACGACCTTGGTGATCCAGACCACAAGAACCCTCGCCCCACCCTCGGCGGCCCCGACAGCTTGTACCCATACCCGCGCCGAGGCCGCACCGGCAGGAAGCCCATGGTGACCGACCCCACGTGCGAGAGCAGGAACGTCTTGCCTGTGCTCCAACAGTTCTATGTCCCCCGCGACGAGAACTTCAACCACGTCAAGAAAGCCGACTTCACGGCCTACCTCATCAAGGCCATCTCCGGCGGCATCCTCCCCCTCCTCCGCCAGCAGTTCGACTCCGTCTCGCCGCGCGAGTTCGACGACTTCGAGGACATGTACAAGCTCTACGAAGGCGGGCTTAAGATCCCCGACATCCCTGCCCTGGACGAGCTGTTCAAATCGTTCCCGCCGCTGAGGAGCATCATGCCGGCCGGCGGGGACTTCCTCCTCAAGATGCCCATGCCGCATGTCATCAAGGAGGACAAGCTCGCGTGGCGGACGGACGAGGAGTTCGCCCGGGAGATGCTCGCCGGCCTCAACCCACACATCATCACCCGCCTGAACGTGTTCCCTCCAAGGAGCACGCTTGAGGGGTACGGCGACCAGACGAGCAAGATCACGGTGGAGCACATCCAACACAACCTCGGCAAGCTCAATGTTGACAAGGCAATCGAcgccaagaggctcttcatcctAGACCACCACGACAACTTCATGCCTCACCTGCTAAAGATCAACAGCCTCCCAAACACATTCGTCTACGCCACCAGGACGCTGCTCTTCCTGCAAGACGACGGCACTCTCAAGCCAATCGCCATCGAGCTCAGCAAGCCCCTACTTAACGACCTCGGCACCAAAGTGGTCGGCGCCGACAGCAAGGTCTACACGCCCCCCTCCAGTGGCTCGGAGTCGGAGAGGGCTGTCCAGGACACCATCTGGCAGCTGGCCAAGGCCTACGCCGCCGTGAACGATTCCGCGTGGCACGGCCTCATCAGCCACTGGCTCCATACGCACGCCGTCATCGAGCCATTCGTGATCGCCACCAACCGGCAGCTCAGCGTCACGCACCCCATCCACAAGCTCCTGCAGCCACACTACCGCGACACCATGACCATCAACGCCCTGGCACGCCAGGTCCTCATCAGCGCCGGTGGCTTCTTCGAGATGACCGTCTGTCCAGGTGAGCACGCACTGAGAATCTCCTCTGAAGTCTATAGGAACTGGAACTTCACCGAGCAGGCACTGCCGGTAGACCTGATCAAGAGGGGTGTGGCGAAGGAGGACACGGAGAGCCCGTGCGGAGTGTCGCTGCACATCAAGGACTATCCGTACGCGGTGGATGGGTTGGCCGTCTGGTCGGCCATCGAGACTTGGGTTGACGAGTACTGCAGGATCTACTATCCCTGTGATGACGTGCTTCGGTCCGACGTCGAGCTACAGGCATGGTGGAAGGAGGTGCGTGAGGTCGGCCATGGCGACATCAAAGACCAGCCCTGGTGGCCCAAGATGACAACCTTGAACGAGCTCGTCAGGTCATGCGCCACCATCATCTGGATCGCCTCTGCGTTGCATGCCGCCGTCAACTTTGGCCAGTACTCGTACGCCGGCTACCTCCCCAACCGTCCGACGGTGAGCCGACGGCAGATGCCGGAGCCGGGCACCAAGGAGTACAAGGAGGTGGAGACTGACCCAGACCTGGCCTTCATCCACACCATCACGAGCCAGCTCCAAAGCATCATTGGAGTGTCCGTGATCGAGGTCCTGTCCAACCACTCCTCCGACGAAGTCTACCTGGGGCAGCGCGATGAGCCAAAGTGGACATCAGATATCAAGGCGAAAAAGGCGTTCGAGGACTTCAGCCAGAAGTTGATCGACATCGAGAAGAGAATCATGAACATGAACGCGAATCGTCAACTCAAGAACCGGAATGGGCCAGCAAAATTCCCCTACATGCTGCTCTACCCCAACACATCTGACATCGATGGTGAGAGCGCCACCGGGATCACGGCCAAGGGCATCCCCAACAGCATCTCCATCTGA